A genome region from Paralichthys olivaceus isolate ysfri-2021 chromosome 6, ASM2471397v2, whole genome shotgun sequence includes the following:
- the l1cama gene encoding neural cell adhesion molecule L1.2 isoform X3: protein MPHTQRQQVGSRGQCSSHLLPLLLFLLSLAARHSQAAIHIPSNLKRPPAITTQPESVTVFSVEDLVMSCEASGNPAPIFRWTKDGEEFVPGSDPELKVSEHTGSFAFYTLSNTMDTLKQYQGKYICYASNELGTAMSNEAVLITDVPPTLQKEKKVTVKSEQGSSIVLKCNPPQSSMEPIIHWMDWRLHHIQLSQRVVVGKDGNLYFAHLTAEDSRDDYTCNVQYLATRTILPKEAITLTVTASNSVVRNKRPQMMRPTGSHSTYHALRGQTVELECIVQGLPTPDVMWLRKDGELSESRTMKDMFDRRLRFSNISESDAGEYQCKATNSQGKITHTYTVIVEAAPHWVKEPVSQLYAPGETVRLDCQADGIPSPTISWTINGIPLTDIDTDSRRSVTPSGSLILNDVNFEDTAIYQCQASNKHGTILTNTNVYVIELPPQILTEDGNTYTFTEGHKALMECETFGSPQPKVTWESGSDSLLADPRVNLLTNGGLEIANVTHDDEGLYTCSVQNTNMSINAELEVLNRTVILSPPQALKVQPGNTAIFTCLALVDPKLGFPLIQWRKNNQKLYESQSDQKYTIEGPDLMIANVEADDEAVYTCQVITKLDMAEASGTLTLCDRPDPPVLLQITDPKHRAVTLSWTPGDDHNSPVLEYMIEFEDQDSKEKGWEKMKTVSGNTERASLPLWPDMSYRFRVIAINDLGKSDPSKPSEMHKTQAEAPDNNPEDVRSESTDPDTLVITWEEMDKRNFNGPDFKYRVLWRRVLGSGPNWHINYTAAPPFIINDVGNFSAFEIKVQAMNKNGDGPEPDPVIGYSGEDVPLEAPMDVGVVLINSTTIKVTWAAVDRDTVRGHLLGYKIYLTRTGSRGHHRGRRAKESENTMVVETGANEEKKVISDLRPYSHYTLAVMVFNSKGEGPASETLSFKTHEGVPGPPMSLSLDSPSETEMTLRWTPPGQPNGLLIGYLLQYQRIVESDDSPTQVEAIEDPTVTHLTLRGLDRHSQYRFSLRGRTATGDGEPIKKDGATTLDGAPPSNISLSVGENSVNLSWVAKKRHRNVDFQIHYLRKNDGSTWKKTEKVNSSQSSYQLQGLTPGSLYHLRFTYSNTTFWETDIKTDGTAVTEVQQNFATQGWFIGVVSAIVLLLLILLILCFIKRSKGGKYSVKDKEEGPMDSEARPMKDETFGEYRSLESDLEEKHTASQPSLCEESKLCSEDNLDFNGSSAITTELNMDESLVSQLSRPSEGPDALHGLPDNSPLNPTAVSPATNGTPNSVTILD, encoded by the exons ATGCCTCACACGCAGCGACAGCAGGTTGGCAGTAGGGGGCAGtgctcctcccacctcctccccctcctccttttcctcctatCCCTTGCTGCCCGGCACAGCCAAGCAGCCATACACATACCCTCCAACT TGAAGAGGCCTCCAGCGATCACCACGCAGCCGGAGTCTGTCACCGTCTTCAGCGTTGAGGACCTCGTCATGAGCTGCGAAGCCTCTGGAAACCCTGCGCCCAT tTTCCGATGGACAAAGGATGGAGAGGAGTTTGTCCCTGGCAGCGACCCAGAGCTGAAGGTTTCCGAGCACACTGGCTCATTCGCATTCTACACACTCAGTAACACTATGGACACCCTGAAGCAGTACCAAGGCAAATACATCTGCTATGCGTCCAACGAGCTGGGGACTGCTATGTCTAATGAGGCTGTACTCATCACTGATG TGCCTCCGAccctgcagaaagaaaaaaaggttacTGTGAAGTCTGAGCAGGGAAGCAGTATTGTTCTGAAGTGTAACCCCCCACAGAGCTCAATGGAGCCAATCATTCACTGGATGGACTGGA gGCTCCATCATATCCAACTTAGTCAGCGAGTGGTGGTGGGGAAGGATGGCAACCTGTACTTTGCCCATTTGACGGCAGAGGACAGCAGGGACGACTACACCTGCAACGTCCAGTACCTGGCGACTCGCACCATTCTGCCAAAGGAAGCCATCACACTGACTGTCACTGCTT CCAACTCGGTAGTGCGGAACAAGAGGCCTCAGATGATGAGACCTACTGGAAGCCACAGCACTTACCACGCCCTCAGGGGCCAGACCGTGGAGCTTGAGTGCATCGTCCAAGGCct TCCGACTCCCGATGTGATGTGGCTGAGGAAGGACGGTGAGCTCTCTGAGTCTCGAACCATGAAGGACATGTTTGACCGCCGCCTGCGCTTCAGCAACATCTCGGAGAGCGACGCGGGCGAGTACCAGTGTAAAGCCACCAACTCCCAGGGAAAgatcacacacacttacactgtGATTGTGGAAG CTGCTCCCCACTGGGTTAAGGAGCCTGTCAGTCAGTTATATGCCCCGGGTGAGACAGTCAGACTGGACTGTCAGGCAGACGGCATCCCCTCTCCTACCATCAGCTGGACCATCAATGGGATCCCCCTCACAG ATATCGATACGGACTCCAGACGTAGTGTGACTCCAAGCGGCTCTCTTATCCTAAATGATGTCAACTTTGAAGACACCGCCATATACCAGTGTCAGGCCTCCAATAAGCACGGAACCATCCTCACCAATACCAACGTTTATGTGATcg aGCTGCCACCACAGATCCTTACCGAGGATGggaacacatacacatttacagaGGGCCACAAGGCTTTGATGGAGTGTGAGACCTTTGGTTCTCCTCAACCTAAAGTAACATG ggagagTGGCAGTGACTCCCTTCTGGCAGATCCCAGAGTGAACCTACTGACGAATGGGGGCCTCGAGATCGCTAATGTCACCCATGATGACGAAGGCCTCTACACCTGCTCTGTGCAGAACACCAACATGTCAATTAATGCAGAGCTGGAAGTGCTCA ACAGGACCGTGATCTTGTCGCCACCACAGGCCCTAAAGGTGCAGCCTGGAAACACAGCCATCTTCACCTGTCTGGCCCTAGTTGACCCCAAACTCGGTTTTCCGCTCATTCAGTGGAGAAAGAACAATCAGAAGCTGTATGAGTCGCAAAGTGACCAAAA ATACACAATAGAGGGACCAGACCTGATGATAGCTAATGTGGAAGCAGATGATGAGGCTGTGTACACCTGTCAGGTCATCACTAAGCTGGACATGGCTGAGGCCAGTGGCACCCTCACTTTATGTG ATCGTCCAGACCCTCCTGTCCTCCTTCAGATCACTGATCCTAAGCATCGTGCAGTCACCCTCAGCTGGACTCCTGGAGACGACCATAACAGCCCTGTGTTAG AGTACATGATTGAGTTTGAGGACCAAGATTCGAAGGAGAAGGGCTGGGAAAAGATGAAGACAGTAAGTGGGAACACAGAGCGTGCCAGTCTCCCTCTGTGGCCTGACATGTCCTATCGTTTCCGGGTCATTGCCATCAATGATTTGGGTAAGAGCGACCCCAGCAAGCCGTCTGAAATGCACAAGACACAAGCTGAAG CTCCAGACAATAACCCTGAAGATGTTAGAAGTGAGTCCACAGACCCAGACACTCTGGTCATCACCTGGGAG GAAATGGACAAACGCAACTTCAATGGGCCTGACTTTAAGTACAGGGTACTGTGGAGGCGAGTGCTGGGCAGCGGGCCCAACTGGCACATCAATTACACAGCCGCACCGCCATTCATCATCAATGACGTTGGCAACTTCTCCGCTTTTGAGATAAAAGTACAGGCTATGAATAAGAATGGAGATGGACCAGAACCAGACCCGGTCATTGGCTACTCAGGGGAAGatg TTCCGTTGGAGGCTCCAATGGATGTGGGCGTTGTACTAATAAATAGCACTACCATCAAAGTGACCTGGGCAGCAGTAGACAGAGATACTGTCAGAGGGCACCTGCTGGGATATAAG ATCTACTTGACCAGGACTGGCTCTAGGGGCCACCACCGTGGCAGAAGGGCCAAGGAGTCAGAAAATACCATGGTGGTAGAGACCGGGGCCAacgaggagaagaaggtgatCAGTGATCTCAGACCATACTCCCACTATACGCTGGCTGTCATGGTATTCAACAGCAAGGGAGAGGGACCTGCCTCTGAGACGCTGTCCTTCAAGACCCACGAGGGAG TTCCCGGTCCTCCCATGTCCCTGAGTTTGGACAGCCCATCAGAGACGGAGATGACCCTCCGCTGGACGCCTCCCGGACAACCCAACGGACTCCTCATTGGATATCTCCTGCAATACCAACGAA TTGTGGAGAGTGATGACAGCCCCACGCAAGTAGAGGCAATAGAAGATCCCACTGTCACCCACCTCACACTGAGGGGCCTGGACCGGCACAGCCAGTATCGCTTCTCTCTGCGGGGGCGCACTGCTACTGGAGACGGAGAGCCCATAAAGAAGGACGGAGCCACCACGCTGGATGGAG CGCCTCCTTCCAACATCAGCCTGTCTGTGGGGGAAAACTCAGTTAACCTTAGCTGGGTAGCCAAAAAGAGACATAGGAATGTTGACTTCCAGATACACTACCTCAGGAAGAATG ATGGCAGTACATGGAAGAAGACGGAGAAGGTGAACTCTTCTCAGTCTTCCTACCAGCTCCAAGGCCTGACACCTGGCTCTCTTTATCATTTACGCTTCACCTACAGCAACACCACCTTCTGGGAGACTGACATCAAAACAGACGGAACAG CCGTGACGGAGGTGCAGCAGAACTTTGCGACGCAAGGCTGGTTTATCGGCGTAGTGAGCGCcatcgtgctgctgctgctgatactGCTCATCCTCTGCTTCATCAAGAGGAGCAAAGGGGGAAAGTACTCAG TGAAAGATAAAGAGGAGGGCCCGATGGATTCAGAGGCGCGGCCTATGAAAGATGAGACTTTCGGAGAGTACAG ATCTCTAGAAAG CGATCTCGAGGAGAAGCACACGGCCAGCCAGCCATCCCTGTGCGAGGAGAGCAAGCTGTGCAGCGAGGACAACCTCGACTTCAACGGCAGCAGTGCCATAACCACGGAGCTCAACATGGACGAGTCTCTGGTCAGCCAGCTGAGTCGACCCAGCGAGGGCCCAGATGCGCTCCACGGCCTGCCAGACAACTCCCCGCTCAACCCCACCGCCGTCTCCCCAGCTACCAATGGCACGCCCAACTCAGTTACCATTCTAGATTAA